The Aspergillus fumigatus Af293 chromosome 3, whole genome shotgun sequence region TTTGGAGCGAGTCAACGCTTACACGACATATCATGGAGGCTGAGGACCACCTACTAACTCCAGATACGCCTGTCTCCAATTCGTCCCAAGAGCCACAGCTAGATGATCTTAACTCATCACTACCGCAGCGCTCACTGAGGAAGCGCGTGGAACGGGCATTGACCAAGGAGGATAGCTACAACCGGAAGAAGGATGAATCGGCGGCCCGTGTTGATGGTCCCCAGCCAAGGCGCTCAACTCGTCTGAGTTTATTGGAAAAGGCATCGGATTGTGTCGAGAAGGCGGGCAGCGTCCTGGGCAAAAGGTCAAAGGATATGATGGAGAAAGGGCAAATTCTTGACCGCAGAGCCAGTCTGCGGCCTCGTAGCGTGGTTGCGCCCAAGGAAGAACCCGCTTCTCTCACGTCAAGCGAGCCTTCGGCTGTGAAGAAACGACGTGTTTCTGAAAGTGACCTGCCGTCCAAGACCAAAGCTATTGACGAGTCCACTGCGCAAAGTGACACTGCCGCCAAAGAGCCCAGGTTCAAGCGGAAGCGCTGGCTATCTCATGGACTGTACACTGGGCAGGAGTATACGACCGCCCGGCCCAGCCAAAACAGAAATAAGAACGCGAAGAGGCGATCTCAAGGTGTTCCCTCGCAGCGAAGACTGTTGCCAATGCCAATGTTCGCAGGCGACCGACTGCTACAATTGGGCAGGGATTTCCAGCTGCCGTTCGATATTTACTCGCCTCTTCCGCCCGGTCAACCCAAACCTGACGAATGGAGGAAAACCAACAAAAGTTCGTTGACTACTGAATGCGCACTTGTTGAAAGAAAGAGCCGTACTAATTATCCAATTTAGATGTTTTTGTTGGAGAGGCGGGTAGTATATGGAGAGCCAACAAGCACATGGAACTGTCCAAATGCATGTGCACAGAAGAGACAGGGTGCGACGAGAACTGTCAAAATCGGTACATGTTCTACGAATGTGACGATGGGAACTGTGGACTGGGCCCTGGCTGTGGCAACCGAAGCTTTGAGGAGCTTAAGCAAAGGACAAAGGCTGGAGGAAAATACAACATTGGCGTGGAAGTCATCAAGACAGCCGACCGCGGATACGGCGTCCGCAGCAATCGCACATTCGAGCCCAACCAGATTATCGTTGAGTATACTGGAGAAATCATTACTCAAGCCGAGTGCGAAAAGAGGATGAGAACGATATACAAGAACAATGAGGTACGTCACTTGATTTATGCCGTCACCTGAACGGAGGATTGATCTGAACCGCTAGTGCTATTATCTCATGTACTTTGATCAAAACATGATAATCGACGCTACTCGAGGCTCAATTGCTCGCTTCGTGAACCATTCCTGCGAACCGAACTGCCGGATGGAAAAGTGGACTGTTGCAGGCAAGCCACGCATGGCTCTGTTCGCGGGTGACCACGGCATTATGACCGGTGAAGAATTAACCTATGACTACAATTTTGAGTGAGACTCTCTACTACCCGCGATATCACTCGAAGCCTTTCTGACTGTTACGCAGCCCCTATTCTCAGAAGAATGTCCAGCAATGCCGATGCGGTGCTTCCAACTGCCGTGGAATATTAGGACCGCGACCCAGAGAAAAGGATCAGCGGTCCAAAGAGTCGAAAATTATTAGCCAGAAGAATACGTCAGCTTCGAAGAAGTCGACTACCGCTAAAAAGGTCACTGGTACCAAACGCAAAAGCGGGACAGTGCTTGACAATTCCTCATCACGGCTTAACAAGAAGCGAAAAGTTCTGGCTCCGAAATCCATTGCGAAACAGGTCAAAAAGGTAGTGTCGAGAGTGCCTGCGACGATTTCCAAGTCAGCGAActcgagaaagaagagaacagGGAAAGTGCAAACCGAGGTCTCCAAGACGACGGCCAAGAAGCCCCAGAGCTCAAGATCCAAAAGTCAGGCGAAGGGTAAGGAGGCCAAGCCCAAAAGTAGCGTCAGACTTCCCAAGGTCAAGACGGCCAAAACGAAAGTCAAGGCGGCAATTCTTCCcaagaagaagtcatctAAAATAACAGGGAAGTCGCCATCGAAGCCGAAGGTTTCTCCTGCGTCTTCCTCGACGTTGAGCCGTCCATCTGCGAAAGCAAAGGAGAAGATACTCAGGGTAGCCAAAGGTGCGAATGCCCGGAAACAGACGACGAAGGGGAAGACAGCTGGTACGAAATCGCCTTGCAAGAACCCCACAAGCAACAGCATCAAAAAGCGCCCTGGGGCTGCGTCATCGACTAAACGGACAAAGGGCGCAAGCGTGGAGATGGTCCATTCCACTTAAGATAATAAAGAACAGACAAAGCAATGTGGCGCTTGCAGTCAGACATTGCAGCAGTATTTTCAGTTCGGCTGTTTATCCAATCATGGTTATCCATTTGCTTCTCCTGAAGCAGTTGTGCTTTCGCTTTCTAACTTTTATTTCTTTGAATCTGCTTACCGCGGGCAAAATTTTCTTCAGCCCATGGATCGGTTGTGATTTTGGCATTTCCTTGGTTGTCACATGGAAGTTTGTCTGGTTTTTTCTCTGCGCTGACTGTTATTCCCCTGTTACCACTGGTTGATCAATAAGATAGGCGTCAGGTGTATCCTATATTGTCTCGACTGGTTGTTCTTGCTCGGGTGCAGCCCTGGTGTTTGGTTTAAGGGTTTCAAGGAATGAAGAATACGTAAGTTTCTGGATTCTATAGCTAATATATTGATATCAACTGAAGACTGCATGGGGCTGTGCATATAGCACCTACAATATATGCGACTCAATCTCACCCATAGAGTTGGAGTATGCTGGTGCTGTCCGCCTTAGATATGCCACTTGTGCTTTACCTCAAAGGCCTCTGGAATTCATCTTTTGTCGCAATTTGCACTACATGTGTCTTGAAACCCTTAGGGAGAATATTGTggggggaggaagagataTAGAAGCAGTTAGGTGGTGATCAGCACAAGGTTATGTATAACGACGCGTGGATGTCGCGAAAACAACAGTAATCCTCCGTAATATATAGCGTTTACACAGAGAAATCTGGCAGATGTATATTCCGTACAGCCCAAACAGTCCCCATCATGGGCTATTTACTACCGAAGGTGAAATCATTTAGAAAGCTTTGTAGAGAACTGAGAGCGCAACGCCTTACACCTAACCCACACCTCAGATACATCCATGAAGAGattggaaagaaaaaggaaaggcCTAACCGCCGTCCTCACCAGAAACTCTATGCTGCGGTGAGGTCAGAGGTGGACGGTGCAGGTGcctcctctccgccctcCTTGCTTTCAGGTTCTGCCTTTTCCTGCTCGGCGACAGGCTGGGGAGCAGCATCGTTGTCGGACGGAGCAGCGTCGCTCGGTTGTGTCGGTGGCTCGGTAATTTCGGGTGCACTTGGTGCAGGAGCTGAAGGAGCCTCGGGAGTTTGAGATTTATCGAGCGGAGCAGGTTGTGGTTTTTGAATGTCCGTTACGGGTGCCTGATTCTGGGGTTGGTCTTGAGATGATTCCTCGATTTGTTCAAATTCCGGACTTGGAGGGGTGAGAGACTCTGTTGGTGGTGCCATGTGTTCTGGCGAGGGCTGTGTCGGTTGCGTTGGTGTCTGCTCTGTGGTAGATGGGGGAAGCGGCTCAGTTGGTCGAGTCGATTGCTCTGGGGAAGCTTGCGCCGGTTTTTCTGCATGCGGCTCAGAGGATGGACCGGGGGGTTGTTGGTCTGTAGGCGGCGCAGTTGATTGATCTGAAGGGGCTTCAGCAGAAGGTTCTGTGGAAGGCACTATGCTGGAATCTGTTGCAGGCTCGATCACCTGTGGTGTGGCGGATTTGGGAGCCTCGTTCTCTGCGGGTTGAGCAACAGGCTCTGTATCTACAGCTGACAATGCTTTGTAAGTTGATTCGCGAGGCTGTGCCGTAGGTGCTTCTTGATTAAGCTCTTCTGGAGTATCATTCGCCACAGTTTCCGCGGTAGGCTCTGTCATCTCCTGCTCAGGCTGTTCTGGAATAGACATCGTGCTGGGTTCCAGGGAAGGTTCACTGGGCTGTTCGATTGCCTTTtgctctgcagcaacaggAGCAGATTCGACAATCTGCTCTGGGCTCTCTTTCGCATGTTGCTCTTCAACGTTTTCCGATGGCTGGTGTAGAGGCCCATCTGTGACTGTTTCTCCAACTTCTCTGGCGGCATTTGTTGAGGTGCTCTCAGCAGCTATGGCTCCTACTTGTGCATCAGTTTGCAACGAGGCTGATCCGCCAGTCTGTGCATCGCGGACCGCGCCACCCAGACTAGCTTCTAAGCtaccaagaagatcaaccTCGTTGCTGCCTCTCTCAGTATCGGCCGGTTGAGGTTTGACTGCAGAACTGGGAGCTTGCTCAGCCATAGTTTCTCTCAACGGAATCGGCTCAGTCGCAGGAGCTGATGCAACGGCTTCAGAGTCCTCCATTACTACATCACCCGCCTCGGCTACCTCCTGGGTCATATTTTCATTTGGAGTAGCCTGACTTAGCTCCACCGACTTCTCCGTGGTCTCTGTCTGAACATCTGTCCGATGTGCGCCCTCAACAGGTGGAGACGGGCCCAGCCCTGAAGTTTGAGGCACGTCCTGAAGCGGTTGGGTAACAGGACTTTCGTGAGCGGACCCAGTCACCTCCTGAGCATCTGAAGACAGACGTGCTGAATGTTGCTGAGGTACAGTTGCCAGACTATCATCTTGAAGAGAGACTGGAGGTTGCGCATCAGACATAACAACGTCTTCGGTCACGACTGCCTGTGTCGGCTCTTCGGACACAACTGTAGCTTCAGGTTGAATCGAAAGAGCAGGAGCAGACACCTCAGCGGATCTTGACGCTTGGGCTTGAGGACTAGGGGGTTTGACGGAGGGGGCTGACGGCTGCACATTCGTATGGGTAGAAGGTTCCATGGCTAAGCTCGACAGGCCCTCTGGAGCAACTGATTGAGACTCATCATTTTCCTCCTTGATAGTTCCTGAAGATTCTTGAGCAACTTCAACGTCAGATATAGACGGCGCATCACCTGCTGATACAGACTCAGGCTGGGCGAGTGGGGTTTCTGGTGTCTTGGCGTCCAACATCGACTCGTCACCCTCATCACTCTCTTCGCCCTCgtccccctcctcctcttcatcgtcctgGCCGCTTTGATCTACAGACAAGCGGGACGCGTCTGGATCGGGTTTAGTCAACCCGGAATCTGTGGCGCCTTCCACCGTACTGGCGCCAGAACCGTGAACAAGCGCAGCATCAGCCCCATCTCCTGGCGCGAACatgaccttcttcctgcGTCCCTTCCCAAAACCCTTGGCCTTGCGCTTGGGAGGAGGTGGGCGTCTTTTCGGGGGCGTCATGACAGAGACAGAG contains the following coding sequences:
- a CDS encoding putative histone-lysine N-methyltransferase (Ash1); this translates as MGKRTRSSVASPATPATLSDLQKHAHEHVDETIGLEVPEQLLTPENSRSETSSNSENACPEEKPTLRRTSTRVTRSSLRASGTFESKPEEEDAILPSLSGEMDPTNSSGNLANDVTKLKRSQSSHLRHSIAVMETAVWSESTLTRHIMEAEDHLLTPDTPVSNSSQEPQLDDLNSSLPQRSLRKRVERALTKEDSYNRKKDESAARVDGPQPRRSTRLSLLEKASDCVEKAGSVLGKRSKDMMEKGQILDRRASLRPRSVVAPKEEPASLTSSEPSAVKKRRVSESDLPSKTKAIDESTAQSDTAAKEPRFKRKRWLSHGLYTGQEYTTARPSQNRNKNAKRRSQGVPSQRRLLPMPMFAGDRLLQLGRDFQLPFDIYSPLPPGQPKPDEWRKTNKNVFVGEAGSIWRANKHMELSKCMCTEETGCDENCQNRYMFYECDDGNCGLGPGCGNRSFEELKQRTKAGGKYNIGVEVIKTADRGYGVRSNRTFEPNQIIVEYTGEIITQAECEKRMRTIYKNNECYYLMYFDQNMIIDATRGSIARFVNHSCEPNCRMEKWTVAGKPRMALFAGDHGIMTGEELTYDYNFDPYSQKNVQQCRCGASNCRGILGPRPREKDQRSKESKIISQKNTSASKKSTTAKKVTGTKRKSGTVLDNSSSRLNKKRKVLAPKSIAKQVKKVVSRVPATISKSANSRKKRTGKVQTEVSKTTAKKPQSSRSKSQAKGKEAKPKSSVRLPKVKTAKTKVKAAILPKKKSSKITGKSPSKPKVSPASSSTLSRPSAKAKEKILRVAKGANARKQTTKGKTAGTKSPCKNPTSNSIKKRPGAASSTKRTKGASVEMVHST